One genomic window of Gossypium hirsutum isolate 1008001.06 chromosome D11, Gossypium_hirsutum_v2.1, whole genome shotgun sequence includes the following:
- the LOC107913663 gene encoding glutathione S-transferase F8, chloroplastic, producing MATPVKVHGPPLSTAVSRVLACLIEKDVQFQLIPVNMSKGEHKSPDFLKIQPFGQVPAFQDESTSLFESRAICRYVCEKYAEKGNKGLYGSNPLAKASIDQWLEAEGQSFNPPSSVLVFQLAFAPRMKIKQDQSLINQNHDKLAKALEVYEKRLGESRFLAGDEFSLADLSHLPNTHYLVNATDRGELFTSKKNVGRWWAEISSRDSWKKVVDMQKHSS from the exons ATGGCAACTCCGGTGAAAGTGCATGGCCCCCCATTGTCTACTGCTGTGTCTAGGGTCTTAGCTTGTCTCATTGAGAAAGATGTTCAATTCCAGCTTATTCCCGTTAACATGTCCAAGGGCGAGCACAAAAGTCCTGATTTCCTCAAGATCCAG CCCTTTGGTCAAGTACCGGCATTTCAAGACGAAAGCACCTCCCTGTTTG AGTCACGGGCGATTTGTAGGTATGTATGTGAAAAGTATGCAGAGAAGGGGAACAAGGGATTGTATGGGAGCAACCCGTTGGCGAAAGCTTCAATAGATCAATGGTTGGAGGCAGAAGGGCAGAGCTTTAACCCCCCAAGCTCAGTTCTGGTATTCCAACTTGCATTTGCACCCCGAATGAAGATTAAGCAAGACCAATCCTTGATCAACCAAAACCACGATAAGCTGGCTAAAGCGCTGGAGGTGTACGAGAAAAGGCTAGGAGAAAGTCGGTTCTTGGCCGGGGATGAGTTTTCATTGGCAGATCTTTCCCACTTGCCTAACACACATTATTTGGTGAATGCTACTGATAGGGGTGAGCTATTCACTTCCAAGAAAAATGTAGGGAGGTGGTGGGCTGAGATTTCCAGCCGTGATTCCTGGAAAAAGGTCGTTGATATGCAGAAGCACAGCAGTTGA